The Halomicrobium zhouii region CCCTCGTCCAGCGCGTCCACGACCTCCCGAGCGCCGAAGACGTGCTCCAGAAACCGGTCGGCAAGATCGTCCTCAGAGGGGTCCTCCCGCGTCCGGTGGAATCCGCGGTCACCCTCCGCGGCGAGTCCGAGCGCCTGCGCGAAGGTCAGGTACTCGCGCGCGACGTCGCGGGACGGAAGTCCGGTCCGGTCCCGGATGCGGCTACAACAGTCCTCGACGGTCCCGGGGACGAGCGGCAGCGCTGCCTGGACGTCTCGCAGAAAGGCGACGGACCTGGCTTCGGGAACGACCTTGTAACGCATGGCTGCGGGACTCTCGAACCTCCGGTTCAGAGCCCGAAGCTCTCGGCCAGGACGTCCTCGTGCGTGTCGCCGAAGACGTACGTCTCGCCGCCGAGGACGTCGACGGTGACCTGGGCGGGGGCGAACACGTCGACGGGGACCTCGGAAAAGTCCCAGTCGGCGTCGTCGAACGTCTCGCCGAGCGGCGTGCCGTACTCCTCGGCCGCGGTGGAGACGACCTCCTCGAAGCGGTCGAACTCCTCCTCGACGGTGATGTGGACCTGGGCGCCGTAGGCCAGCGCGTCCGTCGTCCGGGCGATGGCGGCCTCTTCGTCTCCAGCGACGGGGGCGACCGGCGCCTTGCCCGTCACCGAGAGGATCTCGATGGGGTCGTAGCCCAGTTCAGAGAGCCGGAAGGTGGCCAGTTCCGCGGCGCGGGCCGCGGCGACGACGCTCCCGGTGACGCTCGCCGTCGAGAAGGTGGGGAAGAAGACTGCCGATTCTGGGACGCCGGTCCGTTCGGCGACGTGGGCGGCGACGTTCTCGTCGGGGAGTTCCTCGCTCTCGACGACGAGGACGGCGAAGTCCGAGGCGTCGTGGTAGCCGACGCGGTTGAACTCCTCTTCCTCGGCGACGAGCGCGCGGGCCGGGCCGCTGCCGAGGCCCTCGAAGTCGTCGACGCTGAGCTCCCAGCCGCCTTTCTGCGAGCACAGCAGCCCCAGGGCGGGGTGGTCGGTCGACAGCTCGACGTGGGTCAGCGGCGCGCCGGCGACCTCGTCCATCGCCGTCTGGACGGTCGCGAGGCCGCTGGTCTGTATCTCGGCGAGCAGTAGCCCGGCCTCGACCGCGCCGGGGACCTCGACCCCGAAGTCGAGGACGGCGGCGTCCCCCTCCTGCTGGTGGACGCCGATCGTGAGTTCGTCGGCGAAGTCGATCGCCTCGTCGACGAGCTCGGTCGCCATCCGGTTGAGACTCTCCATACCGGTGATTCGACCGGCCTCCCTTTTAGGCTGTTTGCTGTGGCCG contains the following coding sequences:
- the mch gene encoding methenyltetrahydromethanopterin cyclohydrolase translates to MESLNRMATELVDEAIDFADELTIGVHQQEGDAAVLDFGVEVPGAVEAGLLLAEIQTSGLATVQTAMDEVAGAPLTHVELSTDHPALGLLCSQKGGWELSVDDFEGLGSGPARALVAEEEEFNRVGYHDASDFAVLVVESEELPDENVAAHVAERTGVPESAVFFPTFSTASVTGSVVAAARAAELATFRLSELGYDPIEILSVTGKAPVAPVAGDEEAAIARTTDALAYGAQVHITVEEEFDRFEEVVSTAAEEYGTPLGETFDDADWDFSEVPVDVFAPAQVTVDVLGGETYVFGDTHEDVLAESFGL